One genomic window of Vibrio rhizosphaerae includes the following:
- a CDS encoding GNAT family N-acetyltransferase has translation MKWNPDQDGKFSYNPSMFDPYWEQKDHVPYFIEVDSELAGFVLIHRYPSDPSRYDVAQFFVLRKFKGQGVGRQALAQVVKAFPGKWQIRVLQENSGALCFWQSAVSDIVGERYQLSQANDVDLLMHFIYFETDDKY, from the coding sequence ATGAAATGGAACCCCGACCAAGACGGCAAATTCAGCTACAACCCGTCGATGTTTGACCCGTACTGGGAACAAAAAGATCACGTCCCATACTTTATCGAGGTAGACAGTGAACTGGCAGGGTTTGTTTTGATTCACCGTTATCCGAGTGATCCATCCCGCTATGATGTGGCTCAGTTTTTTGTCCTGCGTAAATTTAAAGGTCAGGGGGTCGGTAGACAAGCACTCGCGCAAGTCGTCAAGGCTTTTCCCGGTAAGTGGCAAATTCGCGTACTGCAGGAAAATTCAGGTGCACTATGTTTTTGGCAGTCTGCGGTCTCTGATATTGTCGGCGAGCGTTACCAGTTATCCCAAGCCAATGACGTGGATCTGCTCATGCACTTTATTTATTTTGAGACAGATGATAAATATTGA
- a CDS encoding helix-turn-helix transcriptional regulator has protein sequence MRKSDRLFQLTNMLRKHQPMTAKQLAEKLLVSERTVYRYIDDLSLSGIPIYGEPGVGYRLSAGFELPPLQLSPGELEALITGVSFIASLTGKNLAASAQSLLSKIEAARPSELRQTTGQDRVVRVPANHRETKAYQIWEKIHVAIAEKRWINIAYHSLSEVITERTVFPLGLFYWGGKWTLGAWCDMRGDYRDFRIDRIAQLERCDNEPSLPDFVALSAYIELKDSPELKNIHID, from the coding sequence ATGCGCAAATCAGACCGACTTTTTCAACTGACAAATATGCTCCGTAAACACCAGCCCATGACCGCCAAACAATTGGCAGAAAAGTTACTGGTGTCTGAAAGAACCGTTTATCGCTATATCGATGACTTATCGTTATCAGGTATCCCGATTTATGGCGAGCCGGGAGTCGGATACCGATTATCAGCCGGATTCGAGTTACCGCCATTGCAATTATCACCGGGAGAGTTAGAAGCACTGATCACTGGCGTCAGTTTTATCGCATCTTTAACAGGAAAGAATCTTGCGGCTTCAGCGCAGTCTCTGCTGTCAAAAATCGAGGCGGCGCGGCCCAGTGAATTGCGCCAGACCACAGGTCAGGATCGTGTTGTGAGGGTTCCTGCCAATCACCGAGAAACAAAGGCGTATCAAATCTGGGAGAAAATCCATGTGGCTATTGCAGAAAAGCGCTGGATCAATATCGCCTATCACTCACTTTCAGAGGTCATCACAGAGAGAACAGTCTTCCCTTTAGGGTTATTTTATTGGGGCGGTAAATGGACGTTAGGCGCTTGGTGTGACATGCGCGGCGACTATCGCGACTTTAGAATTGACCGCATCGCTCAATTAGAGCGGTGCGACAATGAGCCTTCTCTGCCTGATTTTGTTGCTTTGTCGGCATACATCGAATTGAAAGATTCGCCTGAATTGAAAAATATCCATATTGACTGA